A stretch of Bradyrhizobium sp. CCBAU 53338 DNA encodes these proteins:
- a CDS encoding CHASE2 domain-containing protein — MKRLKIWRRWFAQKFGFARLLCLGLLIVFAALRLWDPPPVQELRLRTFDMFQLIDPRHKTVRPVTIVDIDDKSLARFGQWPWSRTRIADMIINLTSNGAVAIGFDVVFSEPDRLNPDLVASQMRYLDDATRTRLRELPSNDQVLSEAIRRSRVVLGETGQSTITSEIDKELPFTGVATVGEAGAERFLFEFPGLLRNVPVIEKVAAGRGLFTIRTERDGLIRRVPTVMLAQGNIMPSLSLEILRVVTGTPTLLVRTDKAGVRAVRLKGVEIPTDENGQIWVHYARHDPSIYVSAADVLDNTVPPSKINGKLVLIGTSAVGLNDIKTTPVSRAMPGVEIHAQVLESILTGATISRPNYALGIELLAAMIIGILVIIFTPNLGPVRLVVAGAMFAAILIGTSWFFYSQYRYIIDFTYPLLSTTAIYLTFIFASFVREQRQRKEIRGIFAQYMSPVLVEQMAQSPEKVVLGGEEREMTIMFSDVRGFTTISESYKHDPQGLIVLMNRFLTPLTDVIIEEKGYVDKYMGDAIMAFWNAPLDDANHQVNACEAAVQMLEKIDVVNKEREQEAADGGRIYIPLNVGIGLNTGIGVVGNMGSDLKKNYSVLGDSVNLASRLEGQTKEYGFPIIVGSRTALAAKDRFAILELDFIMVKGKTEPEVIYAIAGREDVMHSAAFQRLRNITIEMLGCYRSCDWQGALDAIERGRRSEDADTLEKLFKLYEARIKEFRINPPPEGWTGAYALLTK; from the coding sequence ATGAAACGTCTCAAAATCTGGCGCCGGTGGTTCGCGCAAAAATTCGGCTTCGCGCGGCTGCTGTGCCTTGGGCTGCTGATCGTGTTTGCAGCCCTTCGGCTCTGGGATCCGCCGCCGGTCCAGGAACTGCGGCTCCGCACCTTCGACATGTTCCAACTGATCGATCCCCGGCACAAGACGGTGCGGCCGGTCACCATCGTCGACATCGACGACAAGAGCCTTGCCAGGTTCGGCCAGTGGCCATGGTCGCGCACGCGCATCGCGGACATGATCATCAACCTCACCAGCAACGGCGCGGTGGCGATCGGCTTCGACGTGGTGTTCTCCGAGCCCGACCGGCTCAATCCGGATCTGGTTGCGAGCCAGATGCGCTATCTGGACGACGCCACCCGCACCAGGCTGCGCGAACTGCCGAGCAACGACCAGGTCCTCTCCGAAGCGATCAGGCGCTCGCGCGTGGTGCTGGGCGAGACCGGGCAGTCGACGATCACGTCGGAGATCGACAAGGAGCTTCCCTTCACCGGCGTGGCGACGGTCGGTGAAGCCGGGGCCGAGCGCTTTCTGTTCGAATTCCCGGGCCTCCTGCGCAACGTGCCCGTCATCGAGAAGGTCGCCGCCGGTCGCGGCCTGTTCACGATCAGGACCGAGCGCGACGGCCTGATCCGGCGCGTGCCGACGGTCATGCTCGCGCAGGGCAACATCATGCCCTCGCTCAGCCTCGAGATCCTGCGGGTCGTCACGGGGACTCCGACGCTGCTGGTGCGGACCGACAAGGCCGGCGTCCGCGCCGTCCGCCTCAAGGGTGTCGAGATCCCGACCGACGAGAACGGTCAAATCTGGGTGCACTATGCCCGTCACGATCCCTCGATCTACGTCTCGGCGGCCGACGTGCTCGACAACACCGTGCCGCCGAGCAAGATCAACGGCAAGCTGGTGCTGATCGGTACCTCCGCGGTCGGCCTGAACGACATCAAGACCACGCCGGTGTCGCGCGCCATGCCGGGTGTCGAGATTCACGCCCAGGTGCTCGAAAGCATATTGACGGGCGCAACGATCTCCCGGCCGAACTACGCGCTCGGCATCGAATTGCTCGCAGCGATGATCATCGGCATTCTCGTCATCATCTTCACGCCGAATCTCGGCCCGGTCAGGCTGGTGGTTGCGGGCGCGATGTTCGCCGCCATCCTGATCGGCACGTCCTGGTTCTTCTACTCGCAGTACCGCTATATCATCGACTTCACCTATCCGCTGCTGTCGACGACCGCGATCTACCTGACCTTCATCTTCGCGAGCTTCGTGCGCGAGCAGCGGCAGCGGAAGGAGATCCGCGGCATCTTCGCGCAATACATGTCGCCCGTCCTGGTCGAGCAGATGGCGCAGTCGCCGGAGAAGGTCGTGCTCGGCGGCGAGGAGCGCGAGATGACGATCATGTTCTCCGACGTGCGCGGCTTCACCACGATTTCGGAGAGCTACAAGCACGATCCGCAAGGGCTCATCGTGCTGATGAACCGCTTCCTGACGCCGCTCACCGACGTGATCATCGAAGAGAAGGGCTACGTCGACAAATACATGGGCGACGCCATCATGGCGTTCTGGAATGCACCGCTCGACGATGCCAACCACCAGGTCAACGCCTGCGAGGCCGCGGTCCAGATGCTCGAGAAGATCGACGTGGTCAACAAGGAGCGCGAGCAGGAGGCCGCCGACGGCGGCCGCATCTACATCCCGCTCAATGTCGGCATCGGTCTCAACACCGGCATCGGCGTGGTCGGCAACATGGGCTCCGATCTGAAGAAGAACTATTCGGTGCTCGGCGACAGCGTCAACCTGGCGTCACGCCTCGAAGGCCAGACCAAGGAATACGGCTTCCCGATCATCGTCGGCTCCCGCACCGCGCTCGCCGCCAAGGACAGGTTCGCGATCCTCGAGCTCGACTTCATCATGGTCAAGGGCAAGACCGAGCCGGAAGTGATCTATGCGATCGCCGGCCGCGAGGACGTGATGCATTCGGCCGCGTTCCAGCGCCTGCGCAACATCACCATCGAGATGCTCGGCTGCTACCGCAGCTGCGATTGGCAGGGCGCGCTGGACGCCATCGAGCGCGGCCGCCGCAGCGAGGATGCCGATACGCTGGAAAAGCTGTTCAAGCTGTACGAGGCGCGCATCAAGGAGTTCAGGATCAACCCGCCGCCGGAAGGCTGGACCGGAGCGTATGCGCTGCTGACGAAATAG